One genomic region from Thermoleptolyngbya sichuanensis A183 encodes:
- a CDS encoding Uma2 family endonuclease → MVTVPVAKPISQMHLAPGSVVSISGLSWEEFECLLEELGTRRAARIAYSNGTLEIMVPLPEHERPTELISDLVKQLLSATGQDYEPFGSTTFKREGIAGVEPDACFYIQHAPQMRGRRRLQPGDPPPDLAIEYVHYVTDITSVMTLAAYEAIAVPELWVYANGNLTFYILHDGHYVESEYSPTFPELPVKQMILEAVAQVWTVGTPAALQAFQMALRAWLQKSDRSEV, encoded by the coding sequence ATGGTGACAGTGCCAGTTGCCAAGCCAATTAGCCAAATGCACCTGGCACCGGGCAGTGTAGTCAGCATTTCTGGCCTGTCCTGGGAAGAGTTTGAATGTCTTTTGGAAGAGCTAGGCACACGGCGGGCTGCCCGAATTGCCTACAGCAATGGCACGCTGGAGATTATGGTTCCTTTGCCCGAACATGAACGACCAACCGAGCTAATCTCAGATCTGGTCAAGCAACTGCTGAGCGCGACTGGGCAGGATTACGAACCCTTTGGGTCAACGACATTCAAACGAGAAGGCATCGCTGGGGTTGAGCCAGATGCTTGTTTTTACATTCAGCACGCGCCGCAAATGCGGGGTCGGCGGCGGCTGCAACCGGGCGATCCGCCGCCCGATTTGGCAATTGAATATGTGCATTACGTGACAGATATAACTTCCGTGATGACGCTAGCGGCTTATGAGGCGATCGCCGTTCCAGAACTGTGGGTTTATGCCAATGGAAACCTGACCTTTTACATCCTGCATGATGGGCATTATGTGGAATCTGAATATAGCCCAACGTTTCCTGAGCTTCCAGTTAAGCAGATGATTCTAGAGGCTGTGGCGCAGGTGTGGACAGTCGGCACGCCTGCGGCGCTCCAGGCGTTTCAGATGGCGCTGAGAGCGTGGCTGCAAAAAAGCGACCGATCAGAAGTCTAG
- a CDS encoding isochorismate synthase: MGITSPADLRCFCSYTFFDEPRSLHSPFASAMILLPEWQILRQPDRCLATANIALDADTNVTMLTDALWRKFQKIQQANYSLLNFAGSEAIAPPSWEFLEINDFQKTVEKALRSIHQNRLQKLVLSHAVDVISRRPFDWLFSLHHLRQLYPDCYIFSVNQGGSKTFIGASPERLVSVRNQRLTTDALAGSAPRGRTADEDARLGYTLLNTPKERHEHQVVVDFLRDRLLCLGLSPQMPAAPDLLRLSNIQHLHTPIHAHLPARLHPLELVDALHPTPAVAGLPRDIACEEIRRSEGFGRSLYAAPLGWVDAAGNAEFIVGIRSALLEGDRARLYAGAGIVAGSDPARELAEVKLKLQALLKALV; the protein is encoded by the coding sequence ATGGGCATCACTTCCCCAGCGGATCTTCGCTGTTTTTGTAGTTACACCTTTTTTGATGAGCCTAGATCACTTCATTCACCATTTGCCTCTGCCATGATCTTGCTGCCAGAGTGGCAGATTTTGCGCCAGCCAGATCGCTGTTTGGCAACCGCAAATATAGCGCTGGATGCTGATACTAATGTGACCATGCTAACCGATGCACTCTGGCGCAAGTTTCAAAAAATTCAGCAGGCAAACTATTCCTTATTAAACTTTGCGGGCAGTGAGGCGATCGCCCCCCCATCCTGGGAATTTTTAGAAATTAATGATTTCCAAAAAACGGTTGAAAAAGCACTCCGCTCGATTCATCAAAATCGCCTGCAAAAACTGGTGCTGTCTCACGCGGTTGACGTGATTTCTCGCCGTCCATTCGACTGGCTTTTTTCCCTGCATCATCTGCGGCAGCTTTATCCCGATTGCTATATCTTTTCGGTGAACCAGGGCGGCAGCAAGACCTTTATCGGAGCCAGCCCCGAACGACTGGTCAGTGTGCGGAATCAGCGCCTCACGACTGATGCGCTGGCGGGGTCTGCGCCGCGAGGCCGCACAGCAGACGAAGATGCGAGGCTGGGATACACCCTGCTGAACACGCCCAAAGAGCGGCACGAACATCAGGTGGTGGTGGACTTTTTGCGCGATCGCCTGCTCTGTCTTGGGCTATCCCCCCAGATGCCCGCCGCCCCCGACCTGCTGCGCTTGTCGAATATTCAGCATTTGCACACGCCCATTCATGCCCACCTGCCTGCCCGACTGCACCCGCTGGAACTGGTGGACGCGCTGCACCCCACGCCCGCCGTGGCTGGGCTGCCCCGCGATATCGCCTGTGAGGAAATTCGCCGTTCTGAGGGCTTTGGGCGATCGCTCTACGCCGCACCCCTGGGCTGGGTCGATGCGGCGGGCAATGCGGAATTTATCGTCGGCATCCGTTCGGCCTTGCTAGAGGGCGATCGCGCTCGGCTGTATGCAGGTGCAGGCATCGTCGCCGGATCGGACCCTGCCCGCGAACTGGCTGAAGTTAAGCTAAAGCTGCAAGCGCTGCTCAAGGCACTGGTCTAG
- a CDS encoding glycosyltransferase family 2 protein, whose protein sequence is MTTSEIRRQQVSRSRPAPMRPQLTTLILLSVVAIAFVIVALWFAGQGTISKIFAQINAIQQNPPLWLEVPMVTGQYLLVPTVALFLLVMGVMALSPRPRPWSRTVVVTILLVLTVRYVLWRVASTLNLNTPLNGVFSLGLLFLELLMLSSAIIQLTLMLKVRDRRSEADALSQAVQTGQYTPTVDIFIPTYNEPAFILKRTVIGCQAIDYPAKTVYLLDDTRRPEIQALAADLGCEYITRPDNRHAKAGNLNNALPRTTGELIVVFDADFVPTRNFLIRTVGFFQDPQVALVQTPQTFYNTDPIAYNLGLEDVLTPEEEVFYRQIQPIRDGAGSVICSGTSFVVRRSVLDEIGGFVTDSLSEDYFTGIRISAQGYRLVYLDEKLSAGLAAENIASHALQRLRWAQGTLQAFFIQANPLTIRGLRPLQRLAHLEGLLHWFTSISRVGYLLMPLAYSFLGVIPLRATAAELMYFFLPYYLVQLAVFSWLNYRSRSAVLSDIYSLALAVPLAATVVKVMLNPFSKGFKVTPKGTASDRFTFNWNLAAPILIFFVLTAISLWVNLGMCMIKGAWQQTVTPEEAMVVKGIGLGWLWSLYNLMMLGIALLILLDAPRPSPYEWFDLRRTVRLQVGDRSFYGITTMISEVGAEVALTQAGFPPPSPDLPPVQIELLEESLTLWGLVERTGTSDEFPTVRILFEEMSLEQQRRLVEVLFCRPGQWKTRQSPGEFQSLWLLLRALLKPRVLFGRNADVSPVPVAKV, encoded by the coding sequence ATGACTACTTCTGAAATTCGTCGTCAGCAGGTGTCCCGATCCAGACCTGCGCCGATGCGTCCGCAGTTGACGACGCTGATTTTGCTGAGCGTGGTGGCGATCGCCTTTGTGATTGTGGCGCTCTGGTTTGCGGGCCAGGGCACGATTAGCAAAATCTTCGCCCAGATCAACGCGATTCAGCAGAATCCCCCGCTGTGGCTAGAAGTGCCGATGGTGACGGGGCAATACCTGCTAGTGCCCACCGTGGCGCTGTTTCTGCTGGTGATGGGGGTGATGGCGCTGTCCCCCCGTCCGCGTCCCTGGTCGCGAACCGTGGTGGTGACGATTTTGCTGGTGCTGACGGTGCGCTATGTGCTGTGGCGAGTGGCCAGCACGCTAAACCTGAATACGCCGCTAAATGGGGTGTTTAGCCTGGGGCTGCTGTTTTTGGAACTATTGATGCTGAGCAGCGCGATTATCCAACTGACGCTGATGCTGAAGGTGCGCGATCGCCGTTCCGAAGCCGATGCCCTTTCCCAAGCCGTGCAAACCGGCCAGTACACGCCAACCGTCGATATTTTCATCCCCACCTACAACGAACCCGCCTTTATCCTCAAGCGCACGGTCATCGGCTGTCAGGCGATCGACTATCCGGCTAAAACGGTTTATTTGCTAGACGACACGCGCCGTCCCGAAATCCAGGCGCTAGCGGCGGATCTGGGCTGCGAATATATCACCCGCCCCGACAATCGCCACGCCAAAGCAGGCAACCTAAACAACGCCCTGCCCCGCACCACTGGGGAACTGATTGTGGTCTTCGATGCGGACTTTGTGCCCACGCGCAATTTCCTGATCCGCACGGTCGGTTTTTTCCAAGATCCGCAGGTGGCACTAGTGCAAACACCGCAGACCTTTTACAACACCGACCCGATTGCCTACAACCTGGGGCTGGAAGACGTACTCACGCCTGAAGAAGAGGTGTTTTATCGCCAGATTCAGCCAATTCGCGACGGGGCGGGTAGCGTTATCTGTTCGGGTACATCCTTCGTGGTGCGGCGCAGCGTGCTGGATGAAATCGGCGGCTTTGTCACCGATTCCCTCAGTGAAGATTATTTCACGGGCATTCGCATTTCGGCTCAGGGCTATCGTCTGGTGTATCTGGACGAAAAGCTGAGTGCTGGTCTGGCAGCAGAAAATATAGCCTCCCACGCGCTCCAACGGCTGCGCTGGGCCCAGGGCACGCTGCAAGCCTTTTTCATTCAGGCGAATCCGCTGACGATTCGGGGGCTGCGGCCGTTGCAGCGGCTGGCGCACTTGGAGGGGCTGCTGCACTGGTTTACCAGCATTTCCCGCGTTGGCTATTTGCTGATGCCGCTGGCCTATTCGTTTTTGGGCGTGATTCCGCTACGGGCGACGGCGGCGGAGCTGATGTATTTCTTTTTGCCCTACTATCTGGTGCAGCTTGCGGTGTTTTCCTGGCTGAACTATCGATCGCGCTCGGCAGTGCTGTCGGACATTTACTCGCTGGCGCTGGCTGTGCCCCTGGCAGCGACGGTTGTAAAGGTGATGCTGAATCCGTTTTCCAAGGGGTTCAAGGTCACGCCAAAGGGCACTGCGAGCGATCGCTTTACGTTTAACTGGAACCTGGCCGCGCCGATTCTGATTTTCTTTGTGCTGACGGCCATTAGCCTATGGGTGAATCTGGGCATGTGCATGATCAAGGGCGCATGGCAACAGACTGTTACGCCAGAAGAGGCGATGGTGGTGAAAGGCATCGGGCTGGGCTGGCTGTGGAGCCTGTATAACCTGATGATGCTGGGGATTGCGCTGCTGATTTTGCTGGATGCGCCGCGCCCCAGTCCCTATGAATGGTTTGACCTGCGCCGGACGGTGCGCCTGCAAGTGGGCGATCGCTCGTTTTACGGCATCACCACCATGATTTCTGAAGTGGGCGCAGAGGTCGCCCTTACACAAGCAGGCTTTCCGCCCCCGTCGCCGGATTTGCCGCCCGTGCAGATCGAGCTATTGGAAGAAAGCCTGACGCTCTGGGGATTGGTGGAACGGACGGGCACAAGCGACGAATTTCCCACCGTGCGGATTCTGTTTGAAGAAATGAGCCTGGAACAGCAGCGCCGCTTGGTGGAAGTCTTGTTCTGCCGTCCGGGGCAGTGGAAAACGCGGCAGTCGCCTGGCGAGTTTCAGTCGCTCTGGCTGCTGCTGCGTGCGTTGCTGAAGCCGAGGGTGTTGTTTGGGCGAAATGCAGACGTGAGTCCGGTGCCTGTGGCAAAAGTCTGA
- a CDS encoding NAD(P)H-quinone oxidoreductase subunit H: MAMIETKTEPMVLNMGPHHPSMHGVLRLIVTLDGEDVVDCEPVIGYLHRGMEKIAESRTPVMYVPYVSRWDYAAGMFNEAVVVNAIEKLADVPVPKRASYIRVIMLELNRIANHLLWLGPFLADVGAQTPFFYIFREREMIYDLWEAATGYRMVNNNYWRIGGIAADLPYGWVDKCADFCDYFLPKVDEYEKLITNNPIFRRRVEGIGTITREDAINWGLSGPMLRASGVKWDLRKVDHYESYDDFDWEIHWETAGDCLARYLVRIREMRESVKIIRQALAGLPGGPYENLEAQRMNAGPKSEWNSFDYQFIGKKVAPTFKIPRGENYVRIESGKGEIGIYVIGDDNVFPWRFKIRAADFNNLQILPHLLKGVKVADVVAILGSIDVIMGSVDR; this comes from the coding sequence ATGGCCATGATCGAAACCAAAACCGAACCCATGGTGCTCAACATGGGTCCCCATCACCCCTCGATGCACGGGGTGTTGCGGCTCATCGTCACTCTGGACGGGGAAGACGTGGTGGACTGTGAACCTGTGATTGGCTATCTGCATCGCGGCATGGAAAAAATTGCCGAAAGCCGCACGCCTGTGATGTACGTGCCCTACGTCAGCCGATGGGACTACGCAGCGGGCATGTTCAACGAAGCGGTTGTCGTCAATGCCATCGAAAAGCTGGCTGACGTGCCCGTGCCCAAGCGAGCCAGCTACATCCGCGTCATCATGCTGGAGCTAAACCGCATCGCCAACCACCTGCTGTGGCTTGGCCCCTTCCTGGCAGACGTGGGGGCCCAAACGCCCTTCTTCTATATTTTCCGCGAACGGGAAATGATCTATGACCTGTGGGAAGCTGCGACCGGCTACCGCATGGTGAACAACAACTACTGGCGAATTGGCGGCATTGCGGCTGACCTGCCCTACGGCTGGGTGGACAAGTGCGCCGACTTTTGCGACTACTTCCTGCCAAAGGTCGATGAATACGAGAAGCTGATTACCAATAACCCGATCTTCCGCCGCCGCGTCGAGGGTATTGGCACCATCACCCGCGAAGATGCGATTAACTGGGGGTTGTCTGGCCCAATGCTGCGAGCTTCGGGGGTCAAGTGGGATCTCCGCAAGGTCGATCACTACGAGTCCTACGACGACTTTGACTGGGAAATTCATTGGGAAACCGCGGGAGACTGTCTGGCGCGTTACCTGGTGCGGATTCGCGAAATGCGCGAGTCGGTCAAGATCATTCGCCAGGCCCTGGCAGGCTTGCCGGGTGGCCCCTACGAAAACCTGGAAGCCCAGCGGATGAATGCTGGCCCAAAGTCGGAGTGGAACAGCTTTGACTATCAGTTCATCGGCAAAAAAGTTGCGCCAACGTTCAAGATTCCCAGGGGTGAAAACTACGTCCGCATTGAAAGCGGCAAAGGCGAAATCGGCATCTACGTGATCGGCGATGACAATGTGTTTCCCTGGCGGTTCAAGATTCGCGCCGCCGACTTCAACAATCTGCAAATCCTGCCTCACCTGCTGAAGGGCGTGAAGGTGGCAGACGTGGTGGCCATTTTGGGCAGCATCGACGTGATTATGGGTTCGGTTGACCGATAG
- a CDS encoding aminotransferase class I/II-fold pyridoxal phosphate-dependent enzyme codes for MQVIKEYVQRWYESGLDPDEYICHRKQGNLVEIEEADTGRRRMVLTFCTNDVLGLVQSPAVKQAAIDAILQFGTSNSSTSVLSGRIDLHRQLEDEISAFKHLGHTQLFLNAWMAMQALMDAFCHQAIPVPGFQNTRETLIMTDVLNHGCIVSAIANAGTRSGKLFGHSPAVRVRAYRHCDMEDFARKLKRYAKPGDRILVVSDAVFSMDGDIAPLPDMIDIMSKYEDTTLVMDEAHASGSIGATGRGIYEHFGILPQDALDKGVTPLIMTTFSKFGASVGAAISSPVAELKPLLNVSPSSIGTCSLAPPLTAAALEAVRQVRQHPELVQRLHDNTRYLRNRLAENDFLAIGETNVLPVLLPPDLNPKDFARLLVANHGIWVSPIWYIAKPRLRITANALHTREEMDRLVAAMVAVREEMSYKPAATISA; via the coding sequence GTGCAAGTTATCAAGGAATACGTTCAGCGCTGGTATGAGAGCGGGCTAGACCCGGATGAATATATCTGCCATCGCAAGCAGGGCAACCTGGTAGAAATTGAAGAGGCCGATACGGGCCGCCGCCGCATGGTGCTGACCTTCTGCACAAACGATGTGCTGGGTCTGGTGCAAAGCCCCGCAGTCAAGCAGGCAGCCATCGACGCGATTCTGCAATTTGGCACGTCGAACAGTTCGACCTCGGTGCTGAGCGGACGAATCGACCTGCACCGCCAGCTTGAAGATGAAATCTCTGCCTTTAAGCATCTGGGTCATACGCAACTGTTTTTAAATGCGTGGATGGCCATGCAAGCGCTGATGGATGCGTTTTGCCATCAGGCAATTCCGGTGCCAGGGTTCCAGAACACCCGCGAGACGCTGATCATGACCGATGTGCTGAATCACGGCTGCATCGTGTCGGCGATCGCCAATGCGGGCACTCGGTCAGGCAAGCTGTTTGGCCACAGCCCTGCGGTGCGCGTGCGAGCCTATCGCCACTGCGACATGGAAGACTTTGCCCGCAAGCTGAAGCGCTATGCCAAGCCGGGCGATCGCATTTTGGTCGTCTCCGACGCGGTGTTCTCGATGGATGGCGACATCGCGCCCCTGCCCGACATGATCGATATTATGTCGAAGTATGAAGACACCACCCTGGTCATGGACGAAGCCCACGCTAGCGGGTCGATCGGCGCGACGGGTCGCGGCATCTACGAACACTTTGGAATTTTGCCGCAAGATGCGCTGGATAAGGGCGTAACGCCGCTGATCATGACCACCTTCTCGAAGTTTGGCGCGTCGGTGGGTGCCGCCATCAGTAGCCCCGTGGCAGAACTGAAGCCGCTTCTCAACGTGTCGCCCTCTTCGATTGGCACCTGCTCTTTGGCTCCCCCGCTGACGGCAGCCGCGCTGGAAGCCGTGCGCCAGGTGCGCCAGCATCCCGAACTGGTGCAACGTCTGCACGACAATACGCGCTATCTGCGGAATCGTCTGGCAGAGAATGATTTCCTGGCAATTGGTGAAACCAACGTGCTGCCCGTCCTGCTGCCGCCGGATCTGAATCCGAAGGACTTTGCGCGATTGCTCGTGGCCAATCACGGCATCTGGGTTTCGCCCATCTGGTACATTGCCAAGCCCCGACTGCGGATCACGGCCAACGCGCTGCACACCCGCGAGGAAATGGATCGCCTGGTGGCTGCAATGGTGGCGGTGCGCGAGGAAATGTCCTATAAGCCTGCGGCAACCATCAGCGCCTAG
- a CDS encoding aromatic ring-hydroxylating dioxygenase subunit alpha: MELATTLRGHTVHNAVREVGINPNYWYPVYWAEDLQPGQVAQVVVWQQAIALYRTPDGQVYAMEDACPHKGVELHKGKVKGDRLVCPYHGWEFNSDGQCAHIPYLPPNQKLPCAQARSYPTRERYGILWVFPGAPSLAEQVAMPHMPEYDDPAYFQIPIPGHFHAHFSICNENTMDVFHGYLHENLQGWYDPKLLKLKESPNSVLAEYEVNYDGWMTKALGLSEDGGKTTRIVSVHYQYPHYTSSLEGVSSLYLNRLPVGPKETRSFSILFLKLPLPQWLVRPIRKPLMLFVRRFVFMKFLLQDVEMMESEQRVFTSDPKRRYVEINPAIIALQRVFLRQYEQFLQQSQGFSESFSGAIAQADVATSSEGEIPQPEPVLADSARRSVDTSNGRGEL; this comes from the coding sequence ATGGAATTAGCAACAACACTGAGGGGGCATACCGTCCACAACGCGGTGCGTGAGGTCGGCATCAACCCCAACTACTGGTATCCCGTTTACTGGGCTGAAGATTTGCAGCCGGGTCAGGTGGCGCAAGTGGTGGTCTGGCAGCAGGCGATCGCCCTCTACCGCACCCCCGATGGACAGGTCTACGCGATGGAGGATGCCTGCCCTCACAAAGGGGTAGAGCTACACAAGGGCAAGGTCAAGGGCGATCGCCTGGTGTGCCCCTATCACGGCTGGGAATTCAACTCAGACGGGCAATGTGCCCATATTCCCTATCTGCCGCCCAATCAAAAACTGCCCTGCGCCCAAGCCCGCAGCTACCCAACGCGAGAGCGCTATGGCATTCTCTGGGTGTTTCCGGGTGCTCCGTCCCTAGCGGAACAGGTCGCCATGCCCCATATGCCGGAATACGACGACCCTGCCTATTTTCAAATCCCCATTCCGGGACATTTCCACGCCCATTTCTCGATTTGCAACGAGAACACGATGGATGTGTTTCACGGCTATCTGCACGAAAACCTCCAGGGCTGGTACGACCCGAAATTGCTCAAGCTAAAGGAGTCGCCCAATTCCGTTCTGGCAGAGTATGAGGTGAACTATGACGGCTGGATGACCAAAGCACTGGGGCTGAGCGAAGACGGCGGCAAAACCACTCGCATCGTCTCGGTTCATTACCAATATCCGCACTACACCAGTTCGCTGGAGGGCGTGTCCTCGCTCTACCTCAATCGGTTGCCCGTGGGGCCTAAGGAAACTCGCTCCTTCTCGATCCTGTTCCTCAAGCTGCCCCTGCCGCAGTGGTTGGTGCGTCCCATCCGCAAGCCGCTGATGCTGTTCGTGCGGCGGTTTGTGTTTATGAAATTTCTCCTGCAAGATGTGGAGATGATGGAGAGCGAGCAGCGGGTTTTCACGTCAGATCCCAAGCGACGCTACGTGGAAATCAATCCAGCGATCATTGCGCTCCAGCGCGTCTTTTTGCGGCAGTATGAGCAGTTTCTGCAACAGTCTCAGGGATTCTCTGAGTCGTTTTCTGGAGCGATCGCCCAAGCAGATGTAGCAACCAGTAGTGAAGGAGAAATACCGCAGCCTGAGCCTGTTTTGGCAGACTCGGCAAGGCGTTCGGTGGACACTTCCAATGGGAGGGGTGAACTGTAA
- the menA gene encoding 2-carboxy-1,4-naphthoquinone phytyltransferase: protein MAALKPPMYSVAIMPIALGTAIAYFEKRSLQWDILITFLAAAILILIWENLSNDVFDSETGIDQNKHHSLVNLTKNKSLIFAIANVCLILGISGIISISWIQQDPTVLGLVLLCCGLGYVYQGPPFRLGYQGLGEILCFFAFGPLGVSAAYYSQSQSGSWTSLAASIILGISTSLILFCSHFHQVADDAAAGKRSPIVRLGTRRSAQLLPWLCGSLYGLTVLFVITGLFPIWTLLIFASLPPALHLCRHVLANHDKPARVSNCKFIAVSLHFWSSLLLCAGFALSALGR from the coding sequence ATGGCAGCCCTGAAGCCACCCATGTATAGCGTTGCGATTATGCCGATTGCGCTGGGAACGGCGATCGCCTATTTTGAAAAGCGATCGCTTCAATGGGATATTTTGATCACATTTTTAGCGGCCGCAATTTTAATTTTGATCTGGGAAAATCTAAGCAACGATGTGTTTGATTCGGAAACCGGAATCGATCAGAACAAGCATCATTCTTTGGTGAATCTAACGAAAAATAAGTCTCTGATTTTTGCGATCGCCAATGTTTGTTTAATCCTGGGAATTTCAGGCATCATTTCTATTTCCTGGATTCAGCAAGATCCTACGGTTCTGGGTCTCGTCTTGCTCTGCTGCGGACTGGGTTATGTCTATCAGGGTCCACCCTTCCGCCTGGGCTATCAAGGGCTGGGCGAAATCCTCTGCTTCTTCGCCTTTGGGCCGCTGGGCGTGTCCGCCGCCTACTATAGCCAGAGCCAGTCGGGGTCATGGACAAGCCTGGCCGCATCCATCATTTTGGGCATCAGCACCAGCCTGATTTTGTTCTGCTCCCACTTTCACCAGGTCGCAGACGATGCCGCCGCCGGAAAGCGATCGCCCATCGTGCGCCTGGGCACTCGTCGTTCGGCGCAGTTGCTCCCGTGGCTCTGCGGCAGCCTCTACGGGCTAACGGTGCTATTTGTCATCACAGGGCTATTTCCCATCTGGACGCTGCTCATCTTTGCCAGCCTGCCGCCCGCGCTCCATCTCTGCCGTCACGTCCTCGCCAACCACGACAAACCCGCCCGCGTCAGCAACTGCAAGTTCATCGCCGTCTCGCTGCATTTTTGGAGTAGCCTGCTGCTGTGTGCAGGGTTTGCGCTATCCGCCTTGGGTCGTTAA
- the radC gene encoding RadC family protein, which produces MTYSLRIADLPQSERPRERLLAYGAKQLSAPELLAILLGTGQGPGKLSAVGLGNLILKTLEESHGNGLAALQHVAPQELMQINGVGEAKATTILAAIELGKRVFQSRPGDRTIVDDPAVAAAVLSQDLMWQPQERFAVVLLDIKHRLLGTQLISIGTATETLAHPREIFREVIRRGATRAIIAHNHPSGNLEPSPEDIALTRQLLQGAQVLGIPLLDHLILGNGDFISLRQTTQLWSETPQEV; this is translated from the coding sequence ATGACCTACAGCCTACGGATCGCCGACCTGCCGCAAAGCGAACGTCCCCGCGAGCGGCTGCTAGCCTATGGAGCGAAGCAACTTTCCGCCCCGGAGCTACTTGCCATCCTGCTGGGAACCGGCCAGGGGCCGGGCAAACTGTCGGCCGTGGGCCTGGGCAATCTGATTCTAAAAACCCTGGAAGAGAGCCACGGCAACGGACTGGCCGCCTTGCAGCATGTTGCGCCTCAGGAGTTGATGCAGATCAACGGAGTCGGCGAAGCAAAGGCAACGACCATTTTGGCGGCGATCGAACTGGGCAAGCGGGTGTTTCAGTCCCGACCGGGCGATCGCACCATCGTAGACGACCCCGCCGTGGCGGCCGCCGTCCTCAGCCAGGACCTCATGTGGCAACCCCAAGAGCGCTTTGCCGTCGTGCTGCTGGATATCAAGCACCGCCTGCTGGGAACCCAACTGATCAGCATTGGCACGGCCACAGAAACCCTCGCCCATCCCCGCGAAATCTTCCGCGAAGTGATTCGCCGGGGCGCAACCCGCGCCATCATCGCCCACAACCATCCATCGGGAAACCTGGAACCCAGCCCAGAAGACATCGCCCTCACCCGCCAACTGCTGCAAGGCGCACAGGTCTTGGGCATCCCGCTGCTGGATCATCTAATCTTAGGCAATGGCGACTTCATCAGCCTGCGCCAAACCACACAGCTTTGGAGCGAAACGCCCCAGGAAGTCTAG
- a CDS encoding Uma2 family endonuclease, protein MALPQDGHRYELVNGELIDMGNSGMEHGEIGSFLGGSLSLYVRTHKLGRVCDSSTAFAMKNGNRRSPDVSFVAKDRLQGLRRLPKGFFQGAPDLAVEVLSPSNTVEEIHEKIVEYFENETRLVWVIHPDEQYVLVYHSPSPDRLLRLQDSLEGESVVPGFSLAVAELFEELDF, encoded by the coding sequence ATGGCGCTGCCGCAGGACGGCCACCGCTACGAACTGGTGAACGGAGAACTCATTGATATGGGCAACTCAGGAATGGAACATGGCGAAATTGGCAGCTTTTTGGGAGGTAGCCTATCGCTGTATGTTCGCACGCACAAATTGGGCCGAGTTTGTGACTCTAGCACCGCCTTTGCGATGAAAAACGGCAATCGGCGATCGCCCGATGTGTCCTTCGTGGCTAAAGATCGGCTGCAAGGGCTGCGGCGGCTGCCCAAGGGCTTCTTTCAGGGTGCGCCAGATCTGGCAGTGGAAGTCTTGTCGCCCAGCAACACGGTCGAAGAAATTCACGAAAAAATCGTCGAATATTTTGAAAACGAAACTCGCCTAGTATGGGTGATTCACCCGGATGAGCAGTACGTGCTGGTCTACCACAGCCCCAGCCCCGATCGCCTGCTGCGGCTCCAAGACTCGCTGGAGGGCGAATCGGTTGTGCCGGGGTTTTCCCTCGCGGTCGCGGAACTGTTTGAGGAGCTAGACTTCTGA